A region of Streptomyces deccanensis DNA encodes the following proteins:
- a CDS encoding helix-turn-helix domain-containing protein, with the protein MSPSEGTHPPEPPVDPELPAVAPQLRGLRRRAALTLEAAARAAGLSPAHLSRLETGQRQPSLPMLLALARVYGTTVSELLGETVAERDAVLRAPDMEPTRAGGWTYWQAGASGRGMQALRVHVPHGSQGDIVRVHPGEEWLYVLKGRLRLRLGDAAHLLAPGDSAHFDSLTPHRIAAADPDGADLLFVHTLLQSPTAALCLGPVTSGETP; encoded by the coding sequence ATGAGCCCCTCCGAGGGTACGCACCCTCCCGAGCCCCCGGTCGACCCGGAACTGCCCGCCGTCGCCCCGCAGCTGCGGGGTCTGCGCCGCCGGGCCGCCCTCACCCTGGAGGCGGCCGCCCGCGCCGCCGGTCTGTCGCCCGCCCATCTCTCCCGGCTGGAGACCGGGCAGCGACAGCCCTCGTTGCCGATGCTGCTCGCGCTGGCCCGCGTCTACGGTACGACCGTCTCCGAACTGCTGGGCGAGACCGTCGCCGAACGGGACGCCGTGCTGCGGGCGCCCGACATGGAGCCCACCCGGGCCGGAGGCTGGACGTACTGGCAGGCGGGTGCGTCCGGGCGCGGGATGCAGGCGCTGCGCGTCCATGTGCCGCACGGCTCGCAGGGCGACATCGTGCGGGTGCATCCCGGCGAGGAGTGGCTCTACGTCCTCAAGGGGCGGCTGCGGCTGCGCCTCGGGGACGCCGCGCATCTGCTGGCGCCCGGGGACAGCGCGCACTTCGACTCGCTGACCCCGCACCGCATCGCCGCCGCCGACCCCGACGGCGCCGACCTCCTGTTCGTCCACACCCTTCTGCAGAGCCCGACCGCCGCACTGTGCCTCGGGCCCGTCACGTCCGGAGAGACGCCATGA
- a CDS encoding DUF6126 family protein, translated as MSDLEEKFPRALWVRLIIYIAVGHVFAAFIYLLFEVGANQ; from the coding sequence ATGAGCGACCTGGAAGAGAAGTTCCCCCGCGCCCTGTGGGTGCGACTCATCATCTACATCGCGGTCGGCCACGTCTTCGCGGCCTTCATCTATCTGCTGTTCGAGGTGGGCGCGAACCAGTGA
- a CDS encoding tyrosine-protein phosphatase codes for MTQQIPSTEPELTGVRNFRDVGGLPTVDGRRVRHGVLFRSGHLAHATDEDAAFLSSLGLHTIFDFRNAADHKLEGPDVELPGVLNVNLPLSDPADGAEFWKLVRDGDLDQLRALLDDGKGAGRMISSYRRIIKDRTAEHSRVLHALAEDSVPVLMHCAAGKDRAGLSVAITLLTVGVEREAIVADYLESNAKHRRYKVHRSSRAANAYSPEVMELLSPLFDARAEYLQAAFDTIEETWGDVDTYLEQGLKITPQIRERLRERLLD; via the coding sequence GTGACGCAGCAGATCCCGTCGACCGAGCCCGAGCTGACCGGGGTGCGCAATTTCCGCGATGTGGGGGGTCTGCCGACCGTGGACGGCCGCCGGGTGCGTCACGGGGTGCTGTTCCGCAGCGGCCACCTGGCGCACGCGACCGACGAGGACGCCGCCTTCCTCTCCTCCCTGGGCCTGCACACGATCTTCGACTTCCGCAACGCGGCCGACCACAAGCTGGAGGGCCCGGACGTCGAGCTGCCCGGTGTCCTCAATGTGAACCTGCCGCTGAGCGACCCGGCGGACGGCGCCGAGTTCTGGAAGCTGGTCCGCGACGGCGACCTGGACCAGCTGCGCGCGCTGCTGGACGACGGCAAGGGGGCCGGCCGGATGATCTCGTCCTACCGCCGGATCATCAAGGACCGCACGGCCGAGCACTCCCGGGTGCTGCACGCCCTGGCCGAGGACAGTGTGCCCGTGCTGATGCACTGCGCGGCGGGCAAGGACCGGGCGGGCCTCTCCGTCGCCATCACCCTGCTCACCGTGGGTGTGGAGCGCGAGGCCATCGTCGCCGACTACCTGGAGTCGAACGCCAAGCACCGCCGCTACAAGGTGCACCGCAGCAGCCGCGCGGCGAACGCCTACTCCCCGGAGGTCATGGAGCTGCTGAGCCCGCTCTTCGACGCCCGCGCCGAGTATCTGCAGGCGGCGTTCGACACCATCGAGGAGACCTGGGGAGATGTGGACACCTACCTGGAGCAGGGTCTGAAGATCACCCCGCAGATCCGGGAGCGCCTGCGCGAGCGCCTGCTGGACTAG
- the shc gene encoding squalene--hopene cyclase, whose protein sequence is MTATTDGSTGALPPRAPSASDTDHDTPQAAGVQDAAAHAVRRSTDFLLSRQDDQGWWKGDLETNVTMDAEDLLLRQFLGIRDERTTRAAALFIRGEQRPDGTWATFYGGPPDLSATVEAYVALRLAGDDPGAPHMARASAWIRERGGIAAARVFTRIWLALFGWWKWDDLPEMPPEIVWFPKWMPLNIYDFGCWARQTIVPLTVVSAMRPVRPAPFPLDELHTDPGRPNPPRPLDPLGSWEGAFQRLDKVLHGYHKVALKRLRKAAMNSAARWIIERQENDGCWGGIQPPAVYSLIALRLLGYDLQHPVMRAGLASLDRFAVWREDGARMIEACQSPVWDTCLATIALADAGLPADHPQLVKAADWMLGEEIVRPGDWAVKRPQLPPGGWAFEFHNDNYPDIDDTAEVVLALRRVAHHDPERVEKAVRRGVRWTLGMQSRNGAWGAFDVDNTSPFPNRLPFCDFGEVIDPPSADVTAHVVEMLAVEGLSHDPRTRRAIEWLLAEQEPSGAWFGRWGVNYVYGTGSVVPALVTAGLPAAHPAIRRAVAWLETVQNDDGGWGEDLRSYPDPAEWGGKGASTASQTAWALLALLAAGERDAKSTERGVEWLARTQREDGSWDEPYFTGTGFPWDFSINYHLYRQVFPLTALGRYVHGEPAVLKPQGR, encoded by the coding sequence ATGACAGCGACGACCGACGGAAGCACCGGGGCCCTGCCGCCCCGCGCCCCCTCGGCCAGCGACACCGACCACGACACCCCGCAGGCGGCCGGGGTCCAGGACGCCGCCGCGCACGCCGTACGGCGTTCCACCGACTTCCTCCTCTCCCGGCAGGACGACCAGGGCTGGTGGAAGGGCGACCTGGAGACCAACGTCACCATGGACGCCGAGGACCTGCTGCTCCGTCAGTTCCTCGGCATCCGCGACGAGAGGACCACCCGGGCCGCCGCCCTGTTCATCAGGGGCGAGCAGCGCCCGGACGGCACCTGGGCCACGTTCTACGGCGGCCCGCCCGACCTGTCCGCCACCGTCGAGGCGTACGTCGCGCTGCGACTGGCCGGGGACGACCCCGGCGCCCCGCACATGGCGCGGGCGTCCGCGTGGATCCGGGAGCGGGGCGGGATCGCCGCCGCCCGGGTCTTCACCCGCATCTGGCTGGCGCTGTTCGGCTGGTGGAAGTGGGACGACCTGCCGGAGATGCCGCCGGAGATCGTCTGGTTCCCGAAGTGGATGCCGCTCAACATCTACGACTTCGGATGCTGGGCCCGGCAGACGATCGTGCCCCTGACGGTGGTCTCGGCGATGCGTCCGGTGCGGCCCGCGCCGTTCCCGCTGGACGAGCTGCACACCGACCCGGGCCGGCCGAACCCGCCCAGACCCCTGGATCCGCTCGGCAGTTGGGAGGGCGCCTTCCAGCGGCTCGACAAGGTCCTGCACGGCTACCACAAGGTCGCGCTGAAGCGGCTGCGCAAGGCCGCGATGAACAGCGCCGCCCGCTGGATCATCGAGCGGCAGGAGAACGACGGCTGCTGGGGCGGCATCCAGCCGCCGGCCGTGTACTCGCTGATCGCGCTGCGGCTGCTCGGCTACGACCTCCAGCACCCCGTCATGCGGGCCGGGCTTGCGTCGCTCGACCGGTTCGCCGTGTGGCGCGAGGACGGGGCCCGGATGATCGAGGCCTGCCAGTCGCCGGTGTGGGACACCTGCCTCGCCACCATCGCGCTCGCCGACGCGGGTCTGCCCGCCGACCACCCCCAACTCGTCAAGGCCGCCGACTGGATGCTCGGCGAGGAGATCGTCCGCCCCGGCGACTGGGCGGTGAAGCGGCCCCAACTCCCTCCCGGTGGCTGGGCGTTCGAGTTCCACAACGACAACTATCCCGACATCGACGACACCGCCGAGGTCGTCCTCGCGCTGCGCCGGGTGGCTCACCACGACCCGGAGCGCGTGGAGAAGGCCGTTCGGCGAGGGGTGCGCTGGACCCTCGGCATGCAGTCGAGGAACGGCGCGTGGGGCGCCTTCGACGTCGACAACACGAGCCCCTTCCCCAACCGGCTGCCGTTCTGCGACTTCGGCGAGGTCATCGACCCGCCGTCCGCCGATGTCACCGCGCACGTGGTGGAGATGCTCGCGGTCGAGGGCCTGTCCCACGACCCGCGCACCCGGCGCGCCATCGAGTGGCTGCTCGCCGAACAGGAGCCCAGCGGCGCGTGGTTCGGGCGCTGGGGCGTCAACTACGTGTACGGCACGGGGTCGGTGGTCCCCGCGCTGGTGACGGCCGGGCTGCCCGCCGCGCACCCCGCGATCCGCCGGGCCGTGGCCTGGCTGGAGACCGTGCAGAACGACGACGGCGGCTGGGGAGAGGACCTGCGTTCCTACCCCGACCCCGCCGAGTGGGGCGGCAAGGGCGCCTCCACCGCCTCCCAGACCGCGTGGGCGCTGCTCGCGCTGCTGGCGGCGGGGGAGCGGGACGCCAAGTCCACCGAACGCGGTGTCGAGTGGCTGGCCCGGACCCAGCGGGAGGACGGCTCCTGGGACGAGCCGTACTTCACCGGCACCGGGTTCCCCTGGGACTTCTCCATCAACTACCACCTCTACCGGCAGGTCTTCCCGCTCACCGCGCTCGGCCGGTACGTCCACGGTGAACCGGCCGTCCTGAAACCCCAGGGGCGCTGA
- a CDS encoding aspartate aminotransferase family protein has translation MTTLEPAAGTEEFDLGALLAERGAERYELHARYLNHQLPRMLRTIGFDKVYERAEGAYFWDADGADHLDMLAGFGVMGLGRHHPVVRKALHDVLDAGLADLTRFDCPPLPGLLAERLLTHSPHLDRVFFGNSGTEAVETALKFARYATGRPRVLYCDHAFHGLTTGSLSVNGEDGFRDGFAPLLPDTAVPLGDLDALARELKKGDVAALVVEPIQGKGVHEAPPGYLLAAQELLHRHGALLIVDEVQTGLGRTGDFYAYQHEDGVEPDLVCVAKALSGGYVPVGATLGKDWIFKKVYSSMDRVLVHSASFGSNAQAMAAGLAVLSVMENEQIVAHARATGELLKSRLTALIDRYELLSDVRGRGLMIGIEFGRPRSLALRSRWTMLQAARKGLFAQMVVVPLLRRHRILTQVSGDHLEVIKLIPPLIIGEREVDRFVAAFTEVMDDAHSGGGLMWDFGKTLVKQAVAHR, from the coding sequence ATGACCACCCTGGAACCAGCGGCGGGCACCGAGGAGTTCGACCTCGGCGCACTCCTCGCCGAGCGCGGCGCCGAGCGCTACGAACTCCACGCCCGGTACCTCAACCACCAGCTCCCGCGCATGCTGCGCACCATCGGCTTCGACAAGGTCTACGAGCGAGCCGAGGGCGCGTACTTCTGGGACGCGGACGGCGCCGACCACCTGGACATGCTCGCCGGGTTCGGGGTGATGGGGCTCGGCCGCCACCACCCCGTGGTCCGCAAGGCCCTGCACGACGTGCTCGACGCGGGGCTCGCCGACCTGACCCGCTTCGACTGCCCGCCGCTGCCCGGCCTGCTCGCCGAGCGGCTGCTCACCCACAGCCCGCACCTGGACCGGGTGTTCTTCGGCAACAGCGGCACGGAGGCCGTCGAGACCGCGCTGAAGTTCGCCCGGTACGCCACCGGCAGACCCCGCGTCCTCTACTGCGATCACGCCTTCCACGGACTCACCACCGGCTCGCTCTCCGTGAACGGCGAGGACGGCTTCCGGGACGGCTTCGCGCCGCTGCTGCCCGACACGGCCGTACCGCTCGGTGATCTCGACGCGCTGGCGCGGGAATTGAAGAAGGGGGACGTCGCCGCCCTCGTCGTCGAACCCATCCAGGGCAAGGGCGTGCACGAGGCACCGCCCGGCTATCTGCTCGCCGCCCAGGAGCTGCTGCACCGGCACGGGGCGCTGCTGATCGTCGACGAGGTGCAGACCGGGCTCGGCCGCACCGGGGACTTCTACGCCTACCAGCACGAGGACGGCGTCGAACCGGACCTCGTCTGCGTGGCCAAGGCGCTCTCCGGCGGCTATGTCCCGGTCGGCGCGACCCTCGGCAAGGACTGGATCTTCAAGAAGGTCTACTCGTCGATGGACCGGGTCCTCGTCCACTCGGCGAGCTTCGGCTCCAACGCCCAAGCCATGGCCGCCGGGCTCGCCGTCCTCTCGGTCATGGAGAACGAGCAGATCGTGGCCCATGCCCGGGCCACGGGGGAGCTGCTGAAGAGCCGGCTCACGGCGCTCATCGACAGGTACGAGCTGCTGAGCGACGTACGCGGCCGGGGCCTGATGATCGGCATCGAGTTCGGCAGGCCCAGGTCGCTGGCGCTGCGCAGCCGCTGGACCATGCTCCAGGCGGCCCGCAAGGGACTCTTCGCGCAGATGGTCGTCGTCCCGCTGCTGCGACGGCACCGCATCCTCACCCAGGTCTCCGGCGACCACCTGGAGGTGATCAAGCTGATCCCGCCGCTGATCATCGGGGAACGCGAGGTGGACCGGTTCGTCGCCGCCTTCACCGAGGTGATGGACGACGCGCACAGCGGGGGCGGACTGATGTGGGACTTCGGGAAGACGCTGGTGAAGCAGGCGGTCGCCCACCGCTGA
- the ispG gene encoding flavodoxin-dependent (E)-4-hydroxy-3-methylbut-2-enyl-diphosphate synthase yields MTAVSLGVPELPARPIAERRTSRRIQVGPVAVGGGAPVSVQSMTTTRTSDVGATLQQIAELTASGCQIVRVACPTQDDADALATIARKSQIPVIADIHFQPKYVFAAIEAGCAAVRVNPGNIKQFDDKVKEIARAAKDHDTPIRIGVNAGSLDRRLLEKYGKATPEALVESALWEASLFEEHDFRDIKISVKHNDPVVMIEAYRQLAAQCDYPLHLGVTEAGPAFQGTIKSAVAFGALLSEGIGDTIRVSLSAPPVEEIKVGIQILESLNLRQRRLEIVSCPSCGRAQVDVYRLADEVSAGLEGMEVPLRVAVMGCVVNGPGEAREADLGVASGNGKGQIFVKGEVIRTVPESKIVETLIDEAMKIAEQMEKDGVASGEPAVTVS; encoded by the coding sequence ATGACCGCCGTGTCGCTGGGCGTCCCCGAGCTGCCCGCCCGACCGATCGCGGAACGCCGCACCTCGCGGCGGATCCAGGTCGGCCCGGTGGCCGTCGGGGGCGGGGCCCCGGTGTCGGTGCAGTCGATGACGACGACCCGTACGTCGGACGTCGGCGCCACCCTGCAGCAGATCGCCGAACTCACCGCGTCAGGCTGCCAGATCGTCCGGGTCGCCTGTCCCACGCAGGACGACGCGGACGCCCTCGCCACGATCGCCCGCAAGTCGCAGATCCCCGTGATCGCGGACATCCACTTCCAGCCCAAGTACGTCTTCGCGGCGATCGAGGCCGGCTGCGCGGCGGTACGGGTGAACCCCGGCAACATCAAGCAGTTCGACGACAAGGTCAAGGAGATCGCGCGGGCGGCGAAGGACCACGACACCCCCATCCGGATCGGGGTCAACGCCGGCTCGCTCGACCGGCGGCTGCTGGAGAAGTACGGGAAGGCGACGCCCGAGGCGCTGGTGGAGTCCGCGCTGTGGGAGGCGTCGCTGTTCGAGGAGCACGACTTCCGGGACATCAAGATCTCGGTCAAGCACAACGACCCCGTCGTGATGATCGAGGCGTACCGCCAGCTCGCCGCCCAGTGCGACTACCCGCTGCACCTGGGCGTCACCGAGGCCGGCCCGGCGTTCCAGGGCACGATCAAGTCCGCCGTCGCCTTCGGGGCGCTGCTCAGCGAGGGGATCGGCGACACGATCCGGGTCTCGCTGAGCGCCCCGCCGGTCGAGGAGATCAAGGTCGGCATCCAGATCCTCGAGTCGCTGAACCTGCGGCAGCGGCGGCTGGAGATCGTCTCGTGCCCGTCGTGCGGACGGGCGCAGGTCGATGTGTACCGGCTGGCGGACGAGGTGTCCGCCGGGCTGGAAGGCATGGAGGTCCCGTTGCGGGTCGCGGTCATGGGCTGCGTCGTCAACGGACCCGGGGAGGCGCGGGAGGCGGACCTGGGGGTCGCCTCCGGCAACGGGAAGGGGCAGATCTTCGTGAAGGGCGAGGTCATCAGGACCGTGCCCGAGTCGAAGATCGTGGAGACCCTCATCGACGAGGCGATGAAGATCGCCGAGCAGATGGAGAAGGACGGCGTCGCGTCGGGCGAACCGGCGGTCACCGTGAGTTGA
- the hpnH gene encoding adenosyl-hopene transferase HpnH: MAMPLRQSIKVATYLAEQKLRKRDKFPLIVELEPLYACNLKCEGCGKIQHPAGVLKQRMPVAQAVGAVLESGAPMVSIAGGEPLMHPQIDEIVRQLVAKRKYVFLCTNALLMRKKMDKFKPSPYFAFAVHIDGLRERHDESVAKEGVFDEAVAAIKEAKRRGFRVTTNSTFFNTDTPQTVIEVLNFLNDDLKVDEMMISPAYAYEKAPDQEHFLGVEQTRELFKKAFAGGNRRRWRLNHSPLFLDFLEGRVDFPCTAWAIPNYSLFGWQRPCYLMSDGYVTTYRELIEDTDWDAYGRGKDPRCANCMAHCGYEPTAVLATMGSLKESLRALRETVSSNHANQG, encoded by the coding sequence ATGGCCATGCCGCTCCGCCAGTCCATCAAGGTGGCGACGTATCTCGCCGAACAGAAGCTCCGCAAGCGCGACAAGTTCCCACTGATCGTCGAGCTGGAACCGCTCTACGCCTGCAATCTGAAGTGTGAGGGCTGCGGCAAGATCCAACATCCGGCGGGCGTGCTGAAGCAGCGCATGCCGGTGGCGCAGGCCGTGGGCGCCGTCCTGGAGTCCGGAGCGCCGATGGTGTCCATCGCCGGCGGCGAGCCCCTGATGCACCCGCAGATCGACGAGATCGTGCGGCAGTTGGTGGCGAAGAGGAAGTACGTCTTCCTGTGCACCAACGCCCTGCTGATGCGCAAGAAGATGGACAAGTTCAAGCCCTCGCCGTACTTCGCCTTCGCGGTGCACATCGACGGGCTGCGGGAGCGGCACGACGAGTCGGTGGCGAAGGAGGGGGTGTTCGACGAGGCCGTGGCGGCCATCAAGGAGGCCAAGCGACGCGGCTTCCGGGTGACCACCAACTCGACCTTCTTCAACACCGACACCCCGCAGACCGTCATCGAGGTGCTGAACTTCCTCAACGACGACCTGAAGGTCGACGAGATGATGATCTCGCCCGCCTACGCCTATGAGAAGGCGCCCGACCAGGAGCACTTCCTCGGCGTCGAGCAGACCCGCGAACTGTTCAAGAAGGCCTTCGCCGGCGGCAACCGGCGGCGCTGGCGGCTCAACCACTCGCCCCTGTTCCTCGACTTCCTCGAGGGCAGGGTCGACTTCCCGTGCACGGCCTGGGCGATCCCCAACTACTCGCTCTTCGGCTGGCAGCGGCCGTGCTACCTGATGAGCGACGGGTACGTCACGACCTACCGGGAGCTGATCGAGGACACCGACTGGGACGCGTACGGCCGGGGCAAGGACCCGCGCTGTGCCAACTGCATGGCGCACTGCGGGTACGAGCCGACCGCCGTCCTCGCCACCATGGGGTCGCTGAAGGAGTCGCTGCGCGCCCTGCGCGAGACCGTCTCCTCGAACCACGCGAACCAGGGGTGA
- the dxs gene encoding 1-deoxy-D-xylulose-5-phosphate synthase: MTILENIRQPRDLKALTEAELGELAAEIREFLVHAVARTGGHLGPNLGVVELSVALHRVFDSPVDRIVWDTGHQSYVHKLLTGRQDFSKLRGKGGLSGYPSREESDHDIVENSHASTALGWADGLAKAREVRGEQGHVVAVIGDGALTGGMAWEALNNIAAAKDRPLIIVVNDNERSYSPTIGGLANHLATLRTTDGYEQFLAWGKDVLLRTPVVGKEVYEALHGAKKGFKDAFAPQGMFEDLGLKYVGPIDGHDIKAVESALRRAKRFHGPVLVHCLTQKGRGYEPALANEEDHFHTVGVMDPLTCEPLTPAGGPSWTSVFGDEIVRIGDEREDVVAITAAMLHPVGLGRFAEKFPDRVWDVGIAEQHAAVSAAGLATGGLHPVVAVYATFLNRAFDQLLMDVALHRCGVTFVLDRAGVTGVDGASHNGMWDLSVLQVVPGLRIAAPRDADQLRAQLREAVAVDDAPTLIRFPKESVGPEIPSLERVGGMDVLYRSPSVATATTSDRPQVLLVAVGVMATVCLRTAELLRTRGIGCTVVDPRWVKPVDPALPWLADEHRLVAVVEDNSRAAGVGSAVALALGDADVDVPVRRFGIPEQFLAHAKRAEVLADIGLTPVEIAGRISASLAARDEFARGDLSEAEPAKEKPE; encoded by the coding sequence GTGACGATTCTGGAGAACATCCGGCAACCGCGCGACCTGAAGGCGCTGACCGAGGCGGAACTCGGTGAACTGGCGGCAGAGATCCGGGAGTTCCTGGTGCACGCGGTCGCCAGGACCGGTGGTCACCTGGGGCCCAACCTGGGGGTGGTGGAACTGTCCGTCGCGCTCCACCGGGTCTTCGACTCACCCGTGGACCGCATCGTCTGGGACACCGGTCACCAGAGCTATGTGCACAAGCTGCTGACGGGTCGTCAGGACTTCTCGAAACTGCGCGGCAAGGGCGGCCTGTCCGGCTATCCCTCGCGCGAGGAGTCCGACCACGACATCGTCGAGAACAGCCACGCCTCCACCGCCCTCGGCTGGGCGGACGGCCTCGCCAAGGCCCGCGAGGTGCGGGGGGAACAGGGGCATGTGGTCGCGGTCATCGGCGACGGCGCGCTCACCGGCGGCATGGCCTGGGAGGCGCTCAACAACATCGCCGCCGCCAAGGACCGGCCGCTGATCATCGTCGTCAACGACAACGAACGTTCCTACTCACCGACCATCGGCGGCCTCGCCAACCACCTCGCGACCCTGCGGACCACCGACGGCTACGAGCAGTTCCTCGCCTGGGGCAAGGACGTGCTGCTGCGCACCCCGGTCGTCGGCAAGGAGGTCTACGAGGCCCTGCACGGGGCGAAGAAGGGCTTCAAGGACGCCTTCGCGCCGCAGGGCATGTTCGAGGACCTGGGCCTGAAGTACGTCGGACCGATCGACGGGCACGACATTAAGGCGGTCGAGTCGGCGCTGCGCCGCGCCAAGCGCTTCCACGGCCCCGTCCTGGTGCACTGCCTGACCCAGAAGGGCCGCGGCTACGAGCCCGCCCTCGCGAACGAGGAGGACCACTTCCACACCGTCGGCGTGATGGACCCGCTGACCTGCGAGCCGCTCACCCCCGCCGGCGGACCGTCCTGGACGTCGGTCTTCGGCGACGAGATCGTGCGGATCGGGGACGAGCGCGAGGACGTCGTCGCGATCACGGCGGCCATGCTGCACCCGGTCGGGCTCGGCAGGTTCGCGGAGAAGTTCCCCGACCGGGTGTGGGACGTCGGCATCGCCGAGCAGCACGCGGCGGTCTCGGCGGCGGGACTGGCGACGGGCGGGCTGCATCCGGTCGTGGCGGTCTACGCGACCTTCCTCAACCGGGCCTTCGACCAACTGCTGATGGATGTGGCCCTGCACCGGTGCGGCGTCACCTTCGTCCTGGACCGGGCCGGGGTGACGGGCGTCGACGGCGCCTCGCACAACGGCATGTGGGACCTCTCCGTCCTCCAGGTCGTGCCGGGGCTGCGGATCGCCGCGCCCCGCGACGCCGACCAACTGCGCGCGCAGCTGCGGGAAGCGGTCGCCGTGGACGACGCCCCCACCCTGATCCGGTTCCCGAAGGAATCGGTGGGACCCGAGATCCCGTCACTGGAGCGGGTGGGCGGCATGGACGTGCTGTACCGCTCCCCGTCCGTCGCGACGGCCACGACCTCCGACCGACCGCAGGTGCTGCTCGTCGCCGTCGGCGTGATGGCGACGGTGTGTCTGCGGACCGCCGAGCTGCTCAGGACCCGGGGCATCGGCTGCACCGTCGTCGACCCCCGCTGGGTCAAGCCGGTCGATCCGGCGCTGCCGTGGCTCGCCGACGAACACCGATTGGTGGCGGTCGTGGAGGACAACAGCCGGGCCGCCGGCGTCGGTTCGGCCGTCGCCCTCGCCCTGGGGGACGCCGACGTCGACGTCCCCGTACGGCGGTTCGGCATCCCGGAGCAGTTCCTCGCCCACGCCAAACGCGCGGAGGTGCTGGCGGACATAGGGCTGACGCCGGTCGAGATCGCCGGGCGGATCAGCGCGTCGCTCGCCGCCCGGGACGAGTTCGCCCGGGGGGACCTGTCGGAGGCCGAGCCCGCCAAGGAGAAACCGGAATGA
- a CDS encoding 1-hydroxy-2-methyl-2-butenyl 4-diphosphate reductase: MNTPAAPAPLLIACALGIEQLALRSGDRGGAGGPVTVVRTGMGPRAAERSVARLLAGPELRDAAVLATGFCAGLAPGTHPGDMVVAEETRGPDGAVTPCVGTELLVKELARAVPGRTIHTGPLTGSDHVVRGQERSDLFATGAIAVDMESAVTLHHAVRAGARPVAAVRVVVDAPEHELVRIGTVRGGISAFRVLRAVLPAYYEWHRSLLLPRR; encoded by the coding sequence ATGAACACGCCCGCCGCCCCGGCCCCGCTGCTGATCGCCTGCGCGCTCGGCATCGAGCAGCTCGCCCTGCGCAGCGGCGACCGGGGCGGCGCCGGGGGCCCGGTCACCGTCGTACGCACCGGCATGGGTCCGAGGGCCGCCGAGCGGTCCGTCGCCCGGCTGCTCGCGGGCCCGGAGCTGCGCGACGCGGCGGTCCTGGCCACCGGGTTCTGCGCCGGACTCGCCCCGGGCACGCACCCCGGCGACATGGTCGTCGCCGAGGAGACCCGGGGCCCCGACGGCGCCGTCACGCCCTGCGTGGGCACCGAACTGCTGGTCAAGGAGCTGGCGAGGGCCGTGCCCGGGCGCACGATCCACACCGGGCCGCTCACCGGATCCGACCACGTCGTCCGTGGTCAGGAGCGGTCGGACCTGTTCGCGACCGGCGCGATCGCGGTCGACATGGAGTCCGCGGTCACGCTCCACCACGCCGTGAGGGCGGGCGCACGCCCCGTTGCGGCCGTCCGGGTGGTCGTGGACGCTCCAGAACATGAACTGGTCCGGATCGGCACGGTACGCGGTGGAATATCAGCCTTCCGCGTCCTTCGTGCCGTCCTTCCCGCTTACTACGAATGGCACCGTTCCCTGCTGCTCCCCCGGAGGTGA